One Acinetobacter pullicarnis genomic region harbors:
- a CDS encoding DUF7832 domain-containing protein, giving the protein MAIDRIDWHADSAIEEGLDWDNAGTHIGIYLAWIVQNNLVGEIHLEESPEELQLLKDRKITGRDYLIELCDEKFWEEDLNAEGLAFTQYYYEGDAIYFGDYEEVLAQHAAGIYHVKNTWENYDVMAKTIDERYQAWKLSKSIESK; this is encoded by the coding sequence ATGGCGATAGACCGTATAGACTGGCATGCCGATTCGGCAATCGAAGAAGGCCTAGATTGGGACAATGCGGGTACGCATATCGGCATTTATTTGGCTTGGATTGTTCAAAATAATTTGGTCGGTGAAATTCATCTAGAAGAAAGTCCAGAAGAGTTACAGCTACTCAAAGATCGAAAAATTACGGGTCGTGATTATCTGATTGAACTCTGTGATGAGAAGTTTTGGGAAGAAGATCTCAATGCAGAAGGCTTGGCATTTACCCAATATTACTATGAAGGTGACGCGATTTATTTTGGCGATTATGAAGAAGTTTTAGCGCAACATGCAGCAGGCATCTATCATGTGAAAAATACATGGGAAAATTATGATGTCATGGCCAAGACCATTGATGAACGTTATCAAGCGTGGAAACTTTCCAAATCAATAGAGAGTAAGTAA
- a CDS encoding electron transfer flavoprotein subunit alpha/FixB family protein, whose amino-acid sequence MSILVIAEHDNKTLNGATLNVVAAAEKIGGDITVLVAGSGAQAVADAAAKVAGVSKVLLADNADYANQLAENVAALVADVAQSYKYVLGAATSNGKNILPRAAALLDVSMISDIIAVESANTFKRPIYAGNAIATVQSEEAIIVGTVRGTAFDPVASEGGSAAVEAIADAKDAGVSKFVAEEIVKSERPELTAARIVVSGGRGVGSGENYHAVLDPLADKLGAAQGASRAAVDAGFVPNDMQVGQTGKIVAPDLYIAVGISGAIQHLAGMKESKVIVAINKDEEAPINAVADYWLVGDLNTVVPELVSKL is encoded by the coding sequence ATGAGTATTTTAGTTATCGCTGAGCACGACAATAAGACACTGAACGGTGCAACTTTAAACGTTGTTGCTGCAGCTGAAAAAATCGGTGGTGATATCACTGTATTGGTTGCAGGTTCAGGTGCTCAAGCTGTTGCTGATGCTGCTGCAAAAGTTGCGGGCGTAAGCAAAGTATTGCTTGCTGACAACGCAGACTATGCAAACCAATTGGCTGAAAACGTTGCTGCTTTAGTTGCAGATGTGGCTCAGTCATATAAATATGTTTTAGGCGCTGCGACTTCAAATGGTAAAAATATTTTGCCACGCGCTGCGGCTTTACTTGATGTCAGCATGATTTCTGACATTATTGCAGTTGAATCTGCAAATACCTTCAAACGCCCAATCTATGCGGGTAATGCGATTGCGACTGTACAGTCTGAAGAAGCAATCATTGTGGGTACAGTACGTGGTACGGCTTTTGATCCAGTGGCAAGCGAAGGTGGTTCTGCTGCCGTTGAAGCGATTGCTGATGCTAAAGACGCAGGTGTTTCTAAATTTGTGGCTGAAGAGATTGTAAAATCTGAACGCCCTGAATTGACTGCTGCTCGCATCGTTGTTTCTGGTGGTCGTGGTGTGGGTTCTGGTGAGAACTACCATGCCGTACTTGATCCATTGGCAGATAAACTGGGTGCTGCTCAAGGCGCGTCACGTGCTGCGGTTGATGCTGGTTTTGTACCAAACGATATGCAAGTCGGTCAAACAGGTAAAATTGTTGCACCAGACCTTTATATCGCTGTCGGTATCTCAGGTGCGATTCAGCACTTGGCAGGTATGAAAGAATCTAAAGTCATTGTTGCCATCAACAAAGACGAAGAAGCACCAATCAATGCAGTTGCTGACTACTGGTTAGTCGGTGATTTGAATACGGTTGTACCGGAACTCGTTTCTAAGCTTTAA
- a CDS encoding GNAT family N-acetyltransferase encodes MTHIQITTLETPRLRLRQWQTSDYAAFAELNADPEVMRYFPNPLTTDESNHLAERCKNLIAAHGWGFWAVELKQTGQFIAFVGLHAQPTRFSFSPCVEIGWRFAKAYWQQGYATEAAQACLTFAFDQLQLEHVVAFTAHNNAASEKVMQRLGMQFMQDFEHPELAADSPLLKHKLYRIERNQFQS; translated from the coding sequence ATGACGCATATTCAGATCACCACACTTGAAACCCCGCGATTAAGGCTTCGACAATGGCAAACCTCGGACTATGCCGCATTTGCGGAACTGAATGCCGACCCAGAAGTAATGCGCTATTTTCCCAATCCACTGACAACAGATGAAAGCAATCATCTTGCTGAACGCTGTAAAAACTTAATTGCAGCACATGGTTGGGGATTTTGGGCCGTCGAGCTCAAACAAACTGGACAATTTATTGCTTTTGTCGGTTTGCATGCTCAACCAACTCGGTTTAGTTTCTCACCGTGTGTTGAAATCGGCTGGCGTTTTGCCAAAGCCTATTGGCAGCAAGGCTATGCCACTGAAGCTGCACAAGCCTGCTTAACTTTTGCCTTTGATCAATTGCAACTCGAACACGTGGTGGCTTTTACCGCACATAACAATGCTGCTTCCGAAAAAGTCATGCAACGCCTAGGCATGCAATTTATGCAAGACTTTGAACACCCAGAGTTAGCCGCAGATAGCCCTTTGTTAAAACATAAGCTTTATCGAATTGAACGCAATCAGTTTCAAAGCTGA
- the lptM gene encoding LPS translocon maturation chaperone LptM produces MRLVLCAMSLLASSLLLVGCGQSGALQLASDPNLDKRAHYLLQSNPVNKANQAKVEQRAIHQADAAQATSETIESK; encoded by the coding sequence ATGCGTCTTGTCTTATGTGCGATGAGCTTATTGGCTTCATCTTTGCTGTTGGTTGGTTGCGGTCAATCGGGTGCTTTGCAGTTGGCAAGTGATCCAAACCTCGATAAACGCGCACATTATTTGTTGCAATCGAATCCTGTAAACAAGGCAAATCAAGCCAAAGTGGAACAACGAGCAATTCATCAGGCGGATGCAGCGCAAGCGACATCTGAAACGATCGAATCTAAATAA
- a CDS encoding tyrosine recombinase XerC, with translation MWLKDRKLQNQSEHTLDAYFRDVSGFIAFCYEKNIELKQVEASDLREYLAFKVEQHQLSSTSLQRHLTSIRQFMKWAEQGNYLTINPSDDLQLKRQPRALPGMVDVETINFILDQTAPEKPLEQQLWLRDKAILELLYSSGLRLAEVQGLDIRDIDFGRLLLRITGKGNKTRIVPFGGKAKDSLIEWLKIYRIWQGEFKPESAVFISQKGARLSPRQIENRVKFQAQRAGVNVDLHPHLLRHCFASHMLSSSRDLRAVQEMLGHSNLTTTQIYTHLDFEHLAQVYDQAHPRANKK, from the coding sequence ATCTGGTTAAAAGATCGGAAGCTTCAAAATCAATCCGAGCACACCCTCGATGCCTACTTTCGGGATGTATCTGGTTTTATTGCATTTTGTTATGAGAAAAACATCGAATTAAAACAGGTTGAAGCTTCGGACTTACGAGAGTATTTGGCATTTAAAGTCGAGCAGCATCAGCTTAGTTCGACCAGCCTGCAACGCCATTTAACCTCTATTCGCCAATTTATGAAATGGGCGGAACAAGGCAATTATTTAACCATCAATCCCAGTGATGACTTACAGCTAAAACGGCAGCCACGTGCATTGCCGGGAATGGTTGATGTTGAAACCATTAATTTCATCCTAGATCAAACCGCCCCTGAAAAACCGCTAGAACAACAATTGTGGTTGCGAGACAAAGCCATACTTGAATTACTGTATTCGAGCGGATTGCGTTTGGCCGAAGTGCAGGGCTTGGATATTCGCGATATCGATTTTGGTCGCCTATTATTGCGAATTACGGGTAAGGGCAATAAAACCCGAATTGTGCCATTTGGTGGTAAGGCCAAAGACAGTCTGATTGAGTGGTTAAAGATCTATCGTATTTGGCAAGGTGAGTTTAAACCTGAGTCTGCGGTGTTCATTAGTCAGAAAGGTGCACGACTCAGCCCACGACAAATTGAAAATCGGGTGAAATTTCAAGCACAACGTGCCGGTGTCAATGTTGACTTGCATCCGCATTTACTGCGGCATTGCTTTGCCTCACATATGTTGTCGAGTAGCCGAGATTTACGTGCCGTACAAGAAATGTTGGGACACAGCAATTTAACCACCACCCAGATTTATACCCATCTTGATTTTGAGCATTTGGCACAGGTCTATGATCAGGCGCATCCCAGAGCCAATAAGAAATAA
- the gyrA gene encoding DNA gyrase subunit A has translation MSVSETRPIAIEDELKHSYLDYAMSVIVSRALPDVRDGLKPVHRRVLFAMHELGNDYNKAYKKSARVVGDVIGKYHPHGDSAVYETIVRMAQDFSLRYQLVDGQGNFGSVDGDSAAAMRYTEVRMRKLTHEILADLEKDTVDWEDNYDGSEKIPQVMPTRIPNLLINGAAGIAVGMATNMAPHNLTEVIHACLAYTDNPNISIEGLMEHISGPDFPTGGIIYGKSGIVDAYRTGKGRLHIRGKYHFEEDPKNGRTTIVFTEIPYQVNKARTIERIAELVKEKKLEGISELRDESDKDGMRIAIDLKRGENAEVVVNNLFQQTQLENSFSINMVCLDNGQPKLMNLKDIVAAFIRHRQEVVTRRTMFELRKARERGHILEGLTVALANIDAIIETIKTSANPAEARERLQTGEWAGGGVMALLEKAGSVSVRPEVIDGEDPKLPFGLDGEIYRLSPTQVNAILELRLHRLTGLEQDKLHAEYSEILAQIAELTAILNDFNLLMNVIREELALILQQYGDGRRTEIIESRIDFSREDLIPEEQMVLTVSQTGYAKTQPLSDYAAQRRGGRGKSATSMKDDDFIQHLIVTSSHATVLCFTNVGKVYRLRVFEVPQASRGAKGRPMVNLLPLDATETITAILPVIDAPKKFIERVAEFKAFVTANAAVLQKNEVIQAHFAALEAALLETEEQAELTDVLMATLKQLGLSLSTTDLDDAIIEDFAQQAEALRKNYFVFMATAAGTVKRVALEQFSNVRSNGLRAIELNEEDTLIGVTITDGEQQIMLFSNEGKAIRFAEGDVRVMGRTAKGVRGMRVALAVAAAEEAEEPEVDGEEEDVADTNVVSRIVSLVVVPETGEVLCACANGYGKRTPVGEFPTKKRGGKGVIAIKTSERNGELVGAVSIDESKELMLISDGGTLVRTRASEVATTGRNAQGVRLIRLGKEELLVGVVSIEAVEEEEFVEVIEGEENLTESTDANEIHEVEVHDIETQEVDTSDTDEKSTDE, from the coding sequence ATGAGCGTATCGGAAACCAGACCGATTGCCATTGAAGATGAGCTCAAGCACTCATATTTGGACTATGCAATGAGCGTGATTGTGTCACGTGCATTACCAGATGTGAGAGATGGTCTAAAACCTGTTCATCGTCGTGTGCTTTTTGCTATGCACGAGCTCGGCAATGACTATAACAAAGCCTATAAGAAATCTGCCCGTGTTGTTGGTGACGTCATCGGTAAATATCACCCACATGGTGACTCTGCTGTTTATGAAACCATTGTCCGCATGGCACAAGATTTTAGCTTGCGTTATCAATTGGTTGACGGTCAAGGGAACTTCGGTTCTGTCGACGGTGACAGTGCAGCGGCAATGCGTTATACCGAAGTGCGGATGCGTAAGTTAACCCATGAAATTTTGGCGGACTTAGAAAAAGACACCGTTGATTGGGAAGACAACTATGATGGCTCTGAGAAAATTCCTCAGGTCATGCCAACCCGTATTCCAAACTTGCTCATCAATGGTGCTGCTGGTATTGCGGTGGGTATGGCGACCAATATGGCGCCTCACAACCTAACCGAAGTCATTCATGCATGTTTGGCTTATACTGACAATCCGAATATTTCAATTGAAGGCTTGATGGAGCATATCTCCGGTCCCGATTTCCCTACAGGTGGTATCATCTACGGTAAATCAGGTATCGTCGATGCTTACCGTACAGGTAAAGGTCGTCTGCATATTCGTGGTAAATACCATTTTGAAGAAGATCCTAAAAATGGCCGTACTACCATTGTATTTACTGAGATTCCTTATCAAGTCAATAAAGCCCGTACTATCGAGCGTATTGCCGAGTTAGTGAAAGAGAAAAAACTCGAAGGTATTTCAGAGTTACGTGATGAATCCGATAAAGACGGTATGCGTATCGCTATCGATTTAAAACGTGGTGAAAATGCGGAAGTGGTGGTCAATAACCTATTCCAGCAAACACAACTCGAAAACTCATTTAGCATCAACATGGTTTGTCTCGATAATGGACAGCCTAAGTTGATGAACTTGAAAGATATTGTTGCGGCATTTATTCGTCATCGTCAAGAAGTGGTGACGCGTCGTACTATGTTTGAACTGCGTAAAGCACGTGAACGTGGTCATATCTTAGAAGGTTTAACAGTGGCTTTGGCCAACATTGATGCCATTATTGAAACCATTAAAACTTCTGCAAATCCTGCTGAAGCGCGTGAGCGTTTACAGACTGGTGAGTGGGCAGGTGGTGGCGTCATGGCCTTGCTTGAAAAAGCAGGTTCAGTTTCAGTGCGCCCAGAAGTCATTGACGGTGAAGATCCAAAACTTCCGTTTGGTTTAGATGGCGAGATTTATCGTTTATCACCAACCCAAGTCAATGCAATCTTAGAACTTCGTTTACATCGTTTAACAGGTCTAGAACAAGACAAGTTACATGCTGAATATTCGGAAATTTTGGCACAAATCGCTGAGTTGACAGCCATTTTAAATGACTTCAACTTATTGATGAATGTGATTCGTGAAGAATTAGCCTTGATTTTGCAGCAGTATGGTGATGGACGTCGTACCGAGATTATTGAATCTCGTATCGATTTCTCACGTGAAGACTTGATTCCAGAAGAACAAATGGTATTGACGGTTTCTCAAACCGGTTATGCCAAAACGCAACCGCTGTCTGACTATGCTGCACAGCGTCGTGGTGGTCGTGGTAAATCTGCAACTTCGATGAAAGATGATGATTTCATTCAACATCTAATTGTGACTTCAAGCCATGCCACGGTACTTTGCTTTACCAACGTCGGTAAAGTGTATCGTCTAAGAGTGTTTGAAGTACCGCAAGCGTCACGTGGTGCCAAAGGTCGTCCAATGGTCAACCTCTTGCCACTCGATGCAACAGAAACCATTACTGCAATTTTACCGGTGATTGATGCACCGAAGAAATTCATTGAACGTGTTGCCGAATTTAAAGCCTTTGTGACTGCAAATGCTGCGGTATTGCAAAAAAATGAAGTGATTCAAGCGCATTTTGCTGCACTAGAAGCGGCATTGCTCGAAACTGAAGAACAAGCTGAATTAACCGATGTCCTGATGGCAACCTTAAAACAGCTCGGTCTTTCACTCAGCACCACTGACTTAGATGATGCAATCATCGAAGACTTTGCACAGCAAGCTGAAGCACTACGTAAAAACTATTTCGTATTTATGGCGACAGCAGCAGGTACGGTTAAACGTGTTGCACTCGAACAATTTAGTAACGTACGCTCAAACGGTTTACGTGCGATTGAATTGAACGAAGAAGATACCTTAATTGGCGTGACCATTACCGATGGCGAACAGCAAATTATGTTGTTCTCTAACGAAGGTAAGGCGATTCGCTTTGCTGAAGGTGATGTTCGTGTCATGGGACGTACTGCCAAAGGTGTACGTGGTATGCGCGTTGCACTTGCGGTTGCCGCAGCGGAAGAAGCTGAAGAACCAGAAGTAGATGGCGAAGAAGAAGATGTTGCTGACACCAATGTGGTCAGTCGTATCGTTTCTTTGGTGGTTGTACCTGAAACGGGCGAAGTGCTGTGTGCATGTGCCAATGGTTATGGTAAACGTACTCCAGTTGGCGAGTTCCCAACCAAAAAACGTGGTGGTAAAGGCGTGATCGCCATTAAAACCTCGGAACGTAATGGTGAATTGGTTGGTGCAGTGTCGATTGATGAAAGCAAAGAATTGATGTTGATTTCTGATGGCGGCACCTTGGTGAGAACCCGTGCATCTGAAGTCGCGACCACTGGGCGTAATGCGCAAGGTGTTCGTCTGATTCGCTTGGGTAAAGAAGAACTCTTGGTTGGTGTCGTTTCAATTGAAGCGGTTGAGGAAGAAGAGTTTGTTGAAGTGATTGAAGGTGAAGAAAATCTCACTGAAAGCACCGATGCAAATGAAATCCATGAAGTTGAAGTTCATGACATCGAAACCCAAGAAGTTGATACTTCTGATACTGATGAAAAATCGACAGATGAGTGA
- a CDS encoding ADP-ribosylglycohydrolase family protein, whose amino-acid sequence MQAKIRGAIYGLLVGDAVGVPYEFNTAAQLPSYADIEMTPPSDFNRTYADIPIGTWSDDGAQALCLLASLLHAQDFDATDFAQRLLDWYQVGYMAVDAKVFDVGIQTRQALLRFSHGAAITEMAATDEYANGNGALMRCLPLALWHVGSDEQLVELAGQQSHLTHAHLRSKICCAFYCLWARYLLQGLSVNAAWSASQLRLNVIYHDRPAELNEMQNFIFPATANAIAGSGYVVDCLHSAKFALQQSNYTDVIKTAIALGNDTDTTACVAGGLAGIIFGVSGIPEHWLLQLRAKKMVEPLLEALMLHLAVSN is encoded by the coding sequence ATGCAAGCGAAAATAAGGGGTGCAATTTACGGCTTATTGGTCGGTGATGCCGTTGGCGTGCCTTATGAGTTCAATACGGCAGCACAACTTCCCAGTTATGCCGACATTGAAATGACACCGCCCAGCGATTTTAATCGAACTTACGCAGATATCCCCATTGGCACTTGGTCTGATGATGGTGCTCAGGCCTTGTGCTTACTTGCTTCGTTGTTACACGCCCAAGATTTTGATGCCACTGACTTTGCACAACGTTTACTTGATTGGTATCAAGTGGGTTATATGGCAGTTGATGCAAAAGTATTTGATGTTGGTATACAAACCAGGCAGGCTTTGCTGCGTTTTAGCCATGGCGCGGCCATTACAGAAATGGCAGCTACAGATGAGTACGCCAATGGCAATGGTGCATTAATGCGTTGTTTACCATTGGCTTTATGGCATGTTGGCAGTGATGAACAGTTGGTTGAGCTGGCTGGTCAACAGTCGCATCTTACTCATGCGCATTTACGTTCAAAAATTTGTTGTGCATTTTACTGTTTATGGGCGCGTTATTTACTTCAAGGCCTGTCGGTCAATGCGGCATGGTCAGCGAGTCAGTTGCGCTTAAATGTGATTTATCATGATCGACCTGCTGAATTAAACGAAATGCAGAACTTTATTTTTCCAGCAACAGCCAACGCCATTGCTGGAAGTGGCTATGTCGTCGATTGTTTGCATTCAGCTAAATTTGCATTACAGCAGTCTAATTATACTGATGTCATTAAAACCGCCATTGCACTGGGCAATGATACTGATACCACGGCTTGTGTCGCAGGTGGTTTGGCAGGCATCATATTTGGTGTTTCTGGAATCCCTGAACATTGGTTGCTTCAGTTGCGTGCAAAAAAAATGGTTGAGCCTTTGCTTGAAGCGTTAATGCTGCATTTGGCTGTATCAAACTAA
- a CDS encoding electron transfer flavoprotein subunit beta/FixA family protein gives MKALVAVKRVVDANVKVRVKPDNSGVDLTNVKMSINPFCEIAVEEAVRLKEKGTVSEIIVVSIGPKEAQEQIRSAMALGADRGILVETADDIGALEVAKILKGVVEQEQPQLILLGKQAIDDDSNQVGQMLAALIGAGQGTFASEVKVDGDSVQVTREIDGGLQTVALKLPAIITTDLRLNEPRYAALPNIMKARKKPLETKSPADYGVTATTKLKTVKVEPPAERKAGVQVKSVDELVEKLKNEAKVI, from the coding sequence ATGAAGGCTCTTGTTGCTGTAAAACGTGTGGTTGATGCCAACGTGAAAGTTCGCGTAAAACCGGACAACAGTGGGGTTGACTTAACCAACGTTAAAATGTCAATTAACCCATTTTGTGAAATCGCAGTGGAAGAAGCGGTTCGCTTAAAAGAAAAGGGAACTGTATCAGAAATTATTGTTGTTTCTATCGGTCCTAAAGAAGCACAAGAGCAAATTCGTTCTGCGATGGCGCTTGGTGCAGACCGTGGTATTTTAGTTGAAACTGCAGACGACATTGGTGCGCTTGAAGTTGCTAAAATTTTGAAAGGTGTTGTTGAGCAAGAACAGCCGCAACTTATCCTTTTGGGTAAACAAGCGATTGATGATGACTCAAACCAAGTCGGCCAAATGCTTGCAGCACTGATTGGTGCTGGCCAAGGTACTTTTGCTTCTGAAGTTAAAGTTGATGGTGACAGCGTTCAAGTCACGCGTGAAATCGATGGTGGTTTACAAACTGTTGCGCTTAAATTGCCAGCAATTATCACCACTGACTTACGTTTGAACGAACCACGCTATGCGGCGCTTCCGAACATTATGAAAGCACGTAAAAAACCACTAGAGACTAAATCTCCAGCGGATTATGGCGTGACGGCTACAACTAAACTGAAAACTGTGAAAGTTGAGCCACCTGCAGAGCGTAAAGCAGGCGTACAAGTGAAATCTGTGGATGAGCTTGTAGAAAAATTGAAAAACGAAGCGAAAGTGATCTAA
- the lysA gene encoding diaminopimelate decarboxylase, whose protein sequence is MGFTRVDGVLHAEQCSLDDLAQKFSTPLYVYSKATLQQNYLDLDQAFDFIDHQICFAVKSNSNLAVLRVLAKLGSGFDIVTGGELARVLAAGGDPSKIVFSGLGKTEADITKALEVGIACFNVESYAELDRIEKVAARLGQQAPISLRVNPDVDAKTHPYISTGLKENKFGIPSDVVFETYQYAATLPHLDIIGIDCHIGSQLTETQPFEDALDRVIQMIEHLKGLGIQLKHIDIGGGLGVRYQDETPPSFSEYANSMRPALEKLGLKVYMEPGRSISALAGVLLTQVDLLKPTNHRNFAIVDAAMNDMIRPSLYEAWMDIQSVNHNTQVESKSWDIVGAICETGDFLGKQRELALTAGDYLAVMGAGAYGFVMSSNYNSRGRAAEIMVDGEQAHVIRERETIESLWENEHLLPEG, encoded by the coding sequence ATGGGGTTTACTCGCGTTGATGGTGTTTTGCATGCAGAACAATGCTCACTAGATGATTTAGCACAAAAATTTTCTACGCCGTTGTATGTGTATTCTAAAGCAACATTGCAACAAAATTATTTGGACCTCGATCAGGCATTTGATTTTATCGATCACCAAATTTGTTTTGCGGTAAAGTCCAATTCTAATTTGGCGGTACTGCGTGTGCTGGCTAAATTGGGTTCAGGTTTTGATATCGTGACTGGCGGTGAACTGGCACGGGTATTGGCGGCAGGCGGAGATCCAAGCAAAATCGTTTTTTCTGGACTGGGAAAAACCGAAGCCGATATTACCAAAGCACTTGAAGTCGGCATTGCCTGTTTTAATGTTGAATCTTATGCCGAACTGGATCGCATTGAAAAAGTGGCTGCGCGTCTTGGGCAACAAGCGCCGATTTCATTACGTGTCAATCCAGATGTCGATGCAAAAACCCATCCCTATATTTCGACGGGGCTAAAAGAAAACAAATTTGGTATTCCTTCTGATGTTGTTTTTGAAACCTATCAATATGCGGCTACTTTGCCACATCTTGATATCATCGGAATCGATTGCCATATCGGTTCGCAATTAACAGAAACCCAGCCCTTTGAAGATGCTTTGGATCGGGTGATCCAAATGATTGAGCACCTGAAAGGCTTGGGTATTCAGTTAAAACATATTGATATTGGGGGGGGACTCGGGGTGCGTTATCAAGATGAAACCCCACCAAGCTTTAGCGAATATGCCAATTCAATGCGTCCAGCTTTAGAAAAATTGGGCTTAAAAGTCTATATGGAGCCGGGGCGTAGTATTTCAGCATTGGCTGGAGTCTTGCTGACACAAGTGGATTTGCTCAAACCCACCAATCACCGTAATTTCGCCATCGTTGATGCAGCAATGAATGATATGATCCGCCCATCGTTATACGAAGCCTGGATGGATATTCAAAGCGTCAATCACAATACACAAGTTGAAAGTAAGTCTTGGGATATTGTCGGGGCCATTTGTGAAACGGGTGATTTCTTGGGCAAACAACGCGAATTGGCATTAACAGCGGGTGATTACTTGGCCGTGATGGGCGCAGGTGCTTATGGTTTTGTCATGAGTTCAAATTACAACAGCCGTGGCCGTGCAGCAGAAATAATGGTTGATGGTGAGCAAGCCCATGTCATTCGCGAACGCGAAACAATAGAATCTTTGTGGGAAAATGAACATTTACTGCCTGAGGGGTAA
- the dapF gene encoding diaminopimelate epimerase, with protein MLLEFTKMHGLGNDFMVVDLISQRAYLDALTIRRLADRHFGVGFDQLLIVEPPDFANVDFKYRIFNADGSEVEQCGNGVRCFARFVHDRHLTNKTKFKVQTTAGIVEPELGPNGWVRVNMGMPKFLPEEIPFLADEVENLYSLTLADNETITIDVVNMGNPHAVTIVPEVLKADVAKMGPQIESHSRFPQRVNAGFMQIIDEGHARLRVFERGVGETLACGTGACAAAISGMRRGLLGSAVEIELAGGKLQIEWREGDVVWMTGPTATVYEGRLDLRYFQS; from the coding sequence ATGTTATTAGAATTTACTAAAATGCATGGCTTGGGCAACGACTTCATGGTGGTTGATTTGATTAGCCAGCGTGCCTATTTAGATGCACTCACGATTCGTCGTTTAGCGGATCGTCATTTTGGTGTGGGCTTTGATCAATTACTGATTGTAGAGCCACCTGATTTTGCCAATGTCGATTTTAAATATCGCATTTTCAATGCAGATGGTTCAGAGGTTGAGCAGTGCGGTAATGGTGTACGTTGTTTTGCCCGTTTTGTGCATGATCGCCACCTCACCAACAAAACCAAATTTAAAGTACAAACCACTGCTGGCATTGTTGAACCAGAATTGGGCCCAAATGGTTGGGTTCGAGTGAATATGGGCATGCCAAAATTTTTGCCAGAAGAAATTCCATTTTTGGCAGATGAGGTTGAAAACCTATATAGCTTAACCTTGGCTGATAATGAAACGATTACCATCGATGTAGTGAATATGGGTAATCCTCATGCAGTGACCATTGTGCCGGAAGTTCTCAAGGCAGATGTGGCGAAAATGGGACCGCAGATCGAATCGCATTCGCGCTTTCCGCAGCGGGTCAATGCTGGGTTTATGCAGATTATAGATGAGGGACATGCACGTTTACGCGTTTTTGAACGTGGTGTGGGTGAAACCTTAGCTTGTGGTACAGGCGCATGTGCTGCTGCAATTTCGGGTATGCGCCGTGGTCTATTGGGCAGTGCGGTCGAGATTGAGTTGGCTGGTGGTAAGTTACAAATTGAATGGCGTGAAGGCGATGTGGTCTGGATGACCGGCCCAACCGCAACGGTTTATGAAGGCCGTCTCGATTTACGTTACTTCCAAAGTTAA